In Cellvibrio polysaccharolyticus, a genomic segment contains:
- the nirB gene encoding nitrite reductase large subunit NirB, translating into MKTNTTNSSLPVLAIVGNGMVGHHCVEQLLAQGALQHYQIHVFGEESRRAYDRVHLSEYFNGRDAESLALSDASLYQAPGITLFSGLQVQEIDRTAKQLITSKGNFAYHTLVLATGSYPFVPPIEGAEGDARLVYRTLDDLDSIRAAANVSRRGVVIGGGLLGLEAANALRSLGLETHVVEFAPRLMPVQLDGEGGGALKARIEELGVSVHLNKATQAIVAGNEYRYQMQFADDTLLETDLIVFSAGIRPQDHLARQCHLDIAPRGGISINNDCRTSDESIYAIGECAAWNERIFGLVAPGYQMARNVAALLCQQPSSPFTGADMSTKLKLLGVDVGSIGDAAGNTPGSRSYRFIDEANACYRRLVVSADGKKALGAILVGDNSYYDTLLQYVNNGIDLPADPAGLILPSNSATPALGVDALPATATICSCHNVSKGAICDAVDAGCQDIAELKSCTKAATGCGGCAALLKQVFEHELTARGVEVDKSLCEHFSYTRQELYDIVRVEAIESFDELLARHGKGHLGCTICKPAVGSILASCWNRPIMNSALVPLQDTNDTFMANMQKNGTYSIVPRIPAGEITPDALIAIGQVAKKYDLYTKITGGQRIDLFGAQLHELPDIWSELIAAGFETGHAYGKSTRTVKSCVGSTWCRYGVQDSVQMALDIEHRYKGLRAPHKLKFAVSGCTRECAEAQSKDIGVIATENGWNLYVCGNGGMRPRHAELFATDLDDATLIRYIDRVLMFYIRTADKLQRTSVWRESLEGGLDYLKAVVIDDSLGLAAELEAQMQLIVDRYECEWTNAISDPEKLKRFRTFVNDQAADDDIRFIRERNQRRPLPAYEPQLIAIAEEIV; encoded by the coding sequence ATGAAAACAAATACAACAAATTCGTCCCTGCCGGTGCTGGCCATTGTTGGTAATGGCATGGTGGGTCATCACTGTGTCGAGCAACTTCTGGCACAGGGTGCGCTGCAACATTATCAAATCCATGTCTTCGGCGAAGAAAGCCGCAGAGCCTACGACCGGGTACACCTGTCCGAATATTTCAACGGCCGCGATGCAGAATCGCTGGCGTTGAGTGACGCGTCGCTGTATCAGGCTCCAGGCATCACGCTGTTTTCCGGCTTGCAGGTACAGGAAATTGACCGTACCGCCAAACAGCTGATTACCTCGAAAGGAAATTTCGCTTACCACACCCTGGTGCTGGCCACCGGTTCCTATCCTTTCGTGCCGCCCATTGAAGGTGCCGAAGGTGATGCGCGTCTGGTGTATCGCACCCTCGATGACCTCGACAGCATTCGCGCCGCTGCCAACGTTTCGCGCCGTGGCGTGGTGATCGGTGGTGGTCTGCTCGGCCTCGAAGCCGCCAATGCCTTACGCAGCCTCGGCCTTGAAACCCATGTCGTGGAATTTGCTCCGCGTTTGATGCCGGTACAGTTGGATGGCGAAGGCGGTGGCGCCCTGAAAGCGCGTATCGAAGAACTCGGCGTATCGGTGCATTTGAACAAAGCCACCCAGGCGATTGTTGCCGGCAACGAATACCGCTACCAGATGCAATTTGCCGACGACACCTTGCTGGAAACCGACCTGATTGTTTTCTCCGCCGGTATTCGCCCGCAAGATCATCTGGCTCGTCAATGCCATCTGGACATCGCGCCCCGTGGCGGTATCAGCATCAACAACGATTGCCGCACCAGCGATGAATCCATTTACGCGATTGGTGAATGTGCGGCCTGGAACGAACGCATTTTCGGACTGGTTGCACCCGGTTACCAAATGGCGAGAAACGTGGCGGCACTGCTGTGCCAGCAACCGTCTTCGCCTTTTACCGGTGCCGACATGTCCACCAAACTGAAATTACTCGGTGTAGACGTAGGCTCCATTGGCGATGCGGCGGGCAACACCCCCGGCTCACGCAGCTACCGTTTTATTGACGAAGCCAACGCCTGTTATCGCCGCCTGGTCGTTTCTGCCGATGGCAAAAAAGCGCTGGGCGCTATTCTGGTTGGCGACAACAGCTACTACGACACCTTGTTGCAATACGTGAATAACGGCATTGATTTACCCGCCGACCCGGCCGGACTGATTTTGCCAAGCAACAGTGCAACACCGGCATTGGGTGTTGATGCGCTGCCCGCCACCGCTACCATTTGCTCTTGCCACAACGTTAGCAAAGGCGCGATTTGCGATGCAGTTGATGCCGGTTGCCAGGACATTGCTGAATTAAAAAGCTGCACCAAAGCAGCCACCGGTTGCGGCGGCTGTGCGGCTTTGTTGAAGCAGGTTTTTGAACACGAACTCACCGCGCGCGGCGTGGAAGTTGATAAAAGTTTGTGCGAACACTTCAGCTACACCCGCCAGGAGCTGTACGACATTGTGCGCGTGGAAGCCATCGAAAGTTTTGATGAACTGCTCGCTCGCCACGGCAAAGGGCACCTCGGCTGCACCATTTGCAAACCTGCCGTGGGCTCCATTCTCGCCTCTTGCTGGAACCGCCCGATCATGAACAGCGCGCTGGTGCCTTTGCAAGACACCAACGACACCTTCATGGCCAACATGCAGAAAAACGGTACCTACTCCATCGTACCGCGTATTCCCGCCGGAGAAATTACTCCGGATGCGTTAATCGCCATCGGCCAGGTGGCCAAAAAATACGATCTCTACACCAAAATTACCGGTGGCCAGCGTATCGATTTATTCGGCGCGCAATTGCATGAACTGCCGGACATCTGGAGTGAATTAATTGCCGCCGGTTTTGAAACCGGCCACGCCTACGGCAAATCTACCCGCACCGTTAAATCCTGCGTCGGTAGCACCTGGTGTCGTTACGGTGTGCAGGACAGCGTGCAAATGGCGCTGGACATTGAGCACCGCTACAAAGGTTTGCGCGCACCGCACAAATTGAAATTTGCCGTGTCCGGTTGCACCCGCGAATGTGCGGAAGCGCAGAGCAAGGACATCGGCGTGATTGCCACCGAAAATGGCTGGAACCTGTACGTGTGCGGCAACGGCGGTATGCGCCCGCGTCACGCCGAATTGTTTGCCACTGACCTCGATGATGCAACGCTGATTCGTTACATCGACCGCGTGCTGATGTTCTACATTCGCACTGCCGACAAATTGCAGCGCACTTCGGTATGGCGCGAGTCGCTTGAAGGCGGCCTCGACTACCTCAAAGCGGTTGTCATTGATGATAGCCTCGGCCTTGCCGCCGAGCTGGAAGCACAAATGCAACTGATTGTTGACCGTTACGAATGCGAATGGACCAACGCCATCAGCGACCCGGAAAAACTCAAGCGCTTCCGCACCTTTGTTAACGACCAGGCCGCCGATGATGACATTCGTTTTATCCGCGAAAGAAATCAACGCCGCCCTTTACCCGCCTATGAACCGCAATTGATCGCCATTGCCGAGGAGATTGTTTAA
- the nirD gene encoding nitrite reductase small subunit NirD, whose translation MQNTASANLPRWKTICKRDDLVANSGVVARVEDQQVALFYLPGLTEQNVFAVGNRDPKSGANVIGRGLTAHINGEVVVASPLYKQHFCLSSGRCLEYPEQQLPVWQTRINGEHVEICLAD comes from the coding sequence ATGCAAAACACAGCTTCTGCAAACCTGCCCCGCTGGAAAACGATTTGCAAACGCGATGATCTGGTCGCCAACTCCGGCGTGGTTGCCCGCGTTGAAGACCAGCAAGTCGCACTTTTTTACTTGCCGGGATTAACTGAACAAAATGTTTTTGCGGTAGGCAACCGCGACCCGAAATCCGGAGCCAATGTCATTGGCCGCGGTTTGACGGCGCATATCAACGGCGAAGTGGTAGTCGCATCGCCTTTGTACAAACAACATTTTTGTTTGAGCAGTGGTCGCTGCCTGGAATATCCCGAGCAGCAACTACCGGTGTGGCAAACACGCATTAACGGCGAGCATGTAGAAATCTGCCTGGCAGATTGA
- a CDS encoding formate/nitrite transporter family protein — protein sequence MSYVVPSEFVTKMVDAGESKIYMATRDVVIRAFMAGGILALAAVFAVTVTVQTGMPILGAILFPVGFCILYLMGFDLLTGVFVLTPLAWFDKRPGVTIKAILKHWGWVFLGNFLGAFLVAVLMAIVFTYGFSTDPGIVGEKISHIGEDRTLGYKEYGAAGMLTIFIRGVLCNWMVSLGVVGAMVSTTVGGKVIAMWMPVMLFFAMGFEHSIVNMFLFPFALLMGGDFSVMDYIIWNEIPVVLGNLVGGLTLTGLTLYTTHMKTGSKRQFS from the coding sequence ATGTCCTATGTCGTTCCCTCCGAATTCGTCACCAAAATGGTGGATGCCGGTGAATCCAAAATTTACATGGCAACCCGCGATGTGGTGATCCGCGCGTTTATGGCCGGTGGCATTCTCGCGCTGGCGGCAGTATTTGCGGTCACGGTAACCGTACAAACCGGCATGCCGATTCTCGGTGCTATTTTGTTTCCGGTCGGTTTTTGTATTTTGTACCTGATGGGTTTTGATTTATTAACCGGTGTTTTTGTATTAACACCGCTGGCCTGGTTTGACAAACGCCCGGGAGTAACAATCAAAGCTATTTTGAAACACTGGGGCTGGGTTTTTCTCGGTAACTTTTTGGGTGCCTTTCTGGTTGCGGTACTAATGGCCATTGTATTCACCTACGGATTTTCTACCGACCCCGGCATCGTTGGCGAAAAAATTTCCCACATCGGTGAAGACCGCACCCTCGGTTACAAGGAATATGGCGCAGCCGGCATGCTGACGATTTTTATTCGCGGCGTACTGTGCAACTGGATGGTATCGCTCGGTGTGGTCGGCGCAATGGTATCTACCACCGTTGGCGGCAAGGTTATTGCTATGTGGATGCCAGTGATGTTGTTTTTCGCCATGGGCTTTGAGCATTCGATTGTAAACATGTTTTTGTTTCCTTTTGCGTTGCTGATGGGCGGCGATTTTTCGGTGATGGATTACATCATCTGGAATGAAATTCCGGTGGTACTGGGCAACCTGGTGGGCGGTTTGACACTGACCGGACTCACGCTTTACACCACCCATATGAAAACCGGTTCCAAACGTCAATTCAGTTGA
- a CDS encoding bifunctional protein-serine/threonine kinase/phosphatase: MNSLHSPLAPAATRSQLEVNAGQCSDRGRKPSNQDFYGLRVPGEPLLSTKGIAIAIADGISSSDVSHVASETAVASFLEDYFCTPETWSVKKSAHRVLSATNSWLQAQTRHGPHYGDNDRGYLCTFSALILKSVTAHILHVGDTRIYRLRDRQLEQITSDHRVRVSHSQSYLGRALGLDSHVEIDYHTLTLLEGDTFILATDGIYEFVDKALLISTVQDHKADPEEAARLLVSHALERGSDDNLTVQIVHIESLPVPDAEEMRHYSTSLPCPPLLEKNALFDGFKILDPLYASSRSHVYLAREIATDAQVVLKIPSLDLRHDPVYLERLMLEEWIARRIHSQHVIQAFTKHEPRQFLYTISEFIDGITLTQWIQENPRAPLETMMSLVQQIARGLQAFHRLEILHQDIRPENILINRDGVAKIIDMGSAKVASISETAALDIAPEFPGTLQYMAPEYFRGDEGIYASDIFSLAVVIYQMLTGKLPYGTDVARLSSRSKVNKLVYQPARLTRQDLPPGIDTILQKALHPDPHKRFPELSEFIHALNHPHASEWQCTSIPLIERNPLIFWQCLSVSLLIALLVVLNLQLN; encoded by the coding sequence ATGAACAGTTTGCACTCACCACTTGCTCCCGCTGCGACTCGCTCGCAGTTGGAGGTTAACGCCGGACAATGTTCCGACCGCGGCCGTAAACCCTCCAACCAGGATTTTTACGGCTTGCGTGTGCCTGGCGAACCGCTGCTGTCTACCAAAGGCATCGCCATCGCGATTGCCGATGGCATCAGCAGCAGCGATGTCAGCCACGTGGCCAGCGAAACCGCTGTCGCCAGTTTTCTGGAAGATTATTTTTGTACGCCGGAAACCTGGTCGGTAAAAAAATCGGCGCACCGGGTGTTGAGTGCAACCAACAGCTGGCTGCAAGCGCAAACACGCCACGGCCCGCACTACGGTGATAACGACCGTGGTTATTTATGCACGTTCAGTGCACTGATTTTAAAATCGGTTACTGCTCATATTTTGCATGTGGGCGATACCCGTATTTACCGCCTGCGCGACCGGCAACTGGAACAAATTACCAGTGATCACCGGGTGCGTGTTTCGCACAGCCAAAGTTACCTGGGCCGTGCGCTCGGCCTCGACTCTCATGTAGAAATTGATTACCACACCCTGACCCTGCTGGAAGGCGATACGTTTATTCTGGCAACCGACGGTATTTACGAATTTGTTGATAAAGCGCTGCTGATCAGCACCGTACAAGATCACAAGGCCGATCCGGAAGAGGCTGCCCGTTTACTGGTCAGCCATGCACTGGAAAGGGGCAGCGATGACAACCTGACGGTGCAAATTGTTCATATTGAATCCTTGCCGGTGCCCGACGCTGAAGAAATGCGTCACTACAGCACCAGCTTGCCCTGCCCGCCCTTGCTGGAAAAAAACGCCCTGTTTGACGGCTTCAAAATTCTTGATCCGCTCTATGCCAGCAGCCGCAGCCATGTGTATCTCGCACGCGAAATTGCCACCGATGCCCAGGTCGTTTTAAAAATCCCCTCGCTCGATTTACGCCACGACCCGGTGTACCTGGAGCGACTGATGCTGGAAGAATGGATTGCCAGACGCATTCACAGCCAGCACGTTATTCAAGCCTTTACCAAACATGAGCCACGGCAATTTTTGTACACCATCAGTGAGTTCATTGACGGTATAACCCTGACGCAATGGATCCAGGAAAACCCGCGCGCGCCACTGGAAACGATGATGTCACTGGTGCAGCAGATTGCACGCGGCTTGCAGGCGTTTCACCGGCTGGAAATTTTGCACCAGGATATCCGCCCGGAAAATATTCTGATTAACCGCGATGGCGTGGCCAAGATCATTGATATGGGTTCGGCCAAAGTGGCCAGTATTTCTGAAACAGCGGCACTGGATATCGCGCCGGAATTTCCCGGCACACTGCAATACATGGCGCCGGAATATTTTCGTGGTGATGAAGGTATTTATGCGTCGGATATTTTTTCCCTGGCGGTTGTTATCTATCAGATGCTGACCGGAAAATTGCCTTACGGAACTGACGTAGCCCGCCTCAGCTCCCGGTCAAAAGTCAATAAACTGGTTTATCAACCGGCGCGACTGACTCGCCAGGACCTGCCGCCCGGCATCGATACCATTTTGCAAAAAGCCTTGCATCCCGATCCGCACAAGCGCTTCCCGGAGCTGTCAGAGTTTATACACGCCCTGAACCATCCGCATGCCAGCGAATGGCAATGCACATCCATACCCTTGATTGAAAGAAACCCGCTGATTTTCTGGCAATGTTTAAGCGTCAGTTTGTTAATTGCCTTGCTGGTGGTACTGAATTTGCAACTGAACTGA
- the cobA gene encoding uroporphyrinogen-III C-methyltransferase, translated as MSTKVWLVGAGPGDPDLLTLKAVKALAQADVVLVDDLVNPQVLSHCPNARIIHTGKRGGCRTSTPQDFIQRMMLLYAKQGLNVVRLKGGDPCIFGRAGEEAQWLADNGIASEIVNGITSGLAAATNCGISLTHRGVASSVTLVTAHAEDGSMPDLAGLAQQGGTVVVYMGIARLSRIAQQLRDGGLRADLPVAMIGNATLPDQYQIISTLATMEDDAKRAALKSPAILVFGDVVGKQISGTAFASEYRYAQS; from the coding sequence ATGAGCACAAAAGTATGGCTGGTTGGTGCCGGCCCTGGCGATCCGGATTTACTGACATTAAAAGCGGTAAAAGCGCTGGCGCAAGCCGATGTGGTGCTGGTGGATGATCTGGTCAATCCGCAAGTGCTGTCGCACTGCCCCAACGCTCGCATTATTCACACCGGCAAACGCGGCGGCTGCCGCACCTCCACGCCGCAGGACTTTATTCAACGCATGATGCTGCTCTACGCCAAACAGGGTTTGAATGTGGTGCGTTTGAAAGGCGGTGATCCGTGTATTTTTGGCCGCGCCGGCGAAGAAGCCCAATGGCTGGCAGACAACGGTATTGCCAGTGAAATTGTTAACGGTATTACCTCCGGTTTGGCGGCTGCCACCAACTGCGGCATTTCACTGACCCATCGCGGTGTGGCCAGCAGCGTAACCCTGGTAACCGCACACGCCGAAGATGGCAGCATGCCGGATCTCGCCGGGCTGGCACAGCAAGGCGGTACGGTGGTGGTGTACATGGGCATCGCCCGTTTGTCGCGTATCGCTCAACAATTACGCGATGGCGGACTGCGCGCTGACCTGCCGGTTGCTATGATTGGTAATGCGACCCTGCCCGACCAATATCAGATTATTTCCACCCTCGCCACCATGGAAGATGACGCCAAACGCGCCGCCCTGAAAAGCCCGGCGATCCTGGTATTTGGCGATGTTGTCGGTAAACAAATTTCCGGTACAGCTTTTGCTTCTGAATATCGGTACGCACAGTCGTAA
- a CDS encoding nitrate- and nitrite sensing domain-containing protein, giving the protein MSRSAAAESSSSLHFFLAARRSELHGLEHLQAICELVTNVCQLVHVLQKERGYSNLYLSRRHQPHHPLLGELQEQSQHKDLLLRRLLERMDKELTEGADRARLLNCIACALYRLEGLQPLRWQIRECRTSTDEAGREFTRLIGSLLSVVFEAADSALDADITHSLVALFNFMQGKELSGQERALGVMGYMAGHFNQDFQQQLRTLTDAQTRSFALFNQHAPTAVLPAWDDVQHYTEQVQRLRAIALNTRPGDLLDHGLAEVWFELCTLRIDAMHKVEHALASHIEVQCQQKIDAARLEMDNHQLQLHRLKDKADTHGNSARIFNIQTRPFDLPVQDGITEELERSMLDILQEQQLLIQTRDDALLQAKRALDERKDIEKAKWLLVKHHHLTEAAAHDRLQRAAMENGISLADVAHQFLEQLAKQKGTDKPARP; this is encoded by the coding sequence ATGTCCAGATCCGCTGCCGCCGAGTCCTCTTCCAGCCTGCACTTTTTTCTCGCTGCCCGCCGTAGCGAACTGCACGGGCTGGAACACCTGCAAGCCATTTGCGAACTGGTCACCAACGTCTGCCAGCTGGTGCACGTGCTGCAAAAAGAACGTGGTTACTCCAACCTCTATTTAAGCCGCCGCCACCAACCGCACCACCCGCTGCTGGGCGAATTGCAGGAACAATCGCAACACAAGGATTTGCTACTGCGCCGCTTGCTCGAGCGCATGGACAAGGAACTCACCGAAGGCGCCGACCGCGCCCGCCTGCTGAACTGCATCGCCTGCGCGCTTTACCGCCTCGAAGGTTTGCAGCCATTGCGCTGGCAAATTCGCGAATGCCGTACTTCTACCGATGAAGCCGGCCGCGAATTCACCCGTCTGATTGGCAGCTTGTTATCGGTGGTATTTGAAGCCGCCGACAGCGCCCTGGACGCCGACATCACCCACAGTCTGGTAGCGCTGTTCAACTTTATGCAAGGCAAGGAACTCAGCGGCCAGGAACGTGCGCTCGGGGTGATGGGCTACATGGCCGGTCACTTCAATCAGGATTTTCAACAACAACTACGAACCCTCACCGACGCCCAAACGCGCAGCTTTGCCCTGTTCAACCAACATGCCCCAACGGCAGTGTTACCCGCCTGGGATGACGTGCAACATTACACCGAGCAGGTACAACGGCTGCGCGCCATTGCATTGAATACCCGCCCCGGCGACCTGCTGGATCATGGGCTGGCAGAAGTCTGGTTTGAGTTATGCACCTTGCGCATTGATGCCATGCACAAAGTGGAGCACGCCCTGGCGTCCCATATTGAGGTGCAATGCCAACAGAAAATCGATGCCGCCAGGCTGGAGATGGACAACCATCAATTACAGCTGCATCGCCTGAAAGACAAAGCCGATACCCACGGCAATAGCGCGAGAATTTTTAACATCCAGACCCGCCCTTTCGACTTACCGGTACAGGACGGCATCACCGAAGAATTGGAGCGCTCGATGCTGGATATCTTGCAGGAGCAACAACTGCTGATTCAAACCCGCGATGACGCACTGCTCCAGGCAAAGCGTGCACTGGATGAACGCAAGGATATCGAAAAGGCCAAATGGCTACTGGTAAAACACCATCACCTCACCGAAGCGGCCGCCCACGACCGCCTGCAACGCGCGGCCATGGAAAACGGCATCTCGCTGGCTGACGTTGCCCATCAGTTTCTCGAGCAGCTGGCGAAACAAAAAGGCACGGATAAACCTGCCAGGCCCTGA
- a CDS encoding two-component system sensor histidine kinase NtrB, producing the protein MKYALPLIALASLSLNAHADIFAVFREEDGSTKWQYVANTSASILILTLLVVLFFLIRAHLRAVRSNHALTEIKATLEDRVTRRTAVLQETTEQLRKREAYIASIVGSMPVMLIGLNRQLQVTQWNKTAETITGRPFKDVVGKDLWQAYSSVTLTAEQIEQVFTTGETLDLNYTQQGQYSFNITVYPVDNDNSTGIVILISDVTKQVKAENKVAERDKASAMGELASAMAYDISLPINTIFNRVSSAREKIEAADLANAKEFLLQEVEIVRQSAHQATAIAQNLLNLARSHRDVKQVVDITPIMDRSIELATHLFKSSDGLSFSDIDIRRDYTSPLPQVPCFPAELEQVFVRLFRNAFYAIKAAPGTANSHPWINVEIGEFVDTVWIKVEHNGQCLTPEEQLDIFEPFFALSAQPTTCPVEQRLSYSYFIITNHHRGYMSVTSDEKHGTCFNIQLALV; encoded by the coding sequence ATGAAATACGCTTTGCCACTGATTGCCCTCGCCAGCCTTAGCCTCAATGCTCATGCGGATATTTTCGCTGTTTTCCGCGAGGAAGATGGCAGCACCAAATGGCAGTATGTTGCCAATACCAGTGCCAGTATTTTGATTTTAACCCTGTTGGTTGTGCTGTTTTTTCTGATTCGTGCCCACCTGCGCGCGGTGCGTTCCAACCACGCGCTGACTGAAATCAAAGCCACCCTCGAAGATCGGGTAACCCGTCGTACCGCAGTACTGCAGGAAACCACCGAGCAATTGCGCAAACGCGAGGCCTACATTGCCAGCATCGTGGGTTCCATGCCGGTTATGCTGATCGGCTTGAACCGGCAGCTGCAAGTTACCCAATGGAACAAAACCGCTGAAACCATCACCGGCCGCCCCTTCAAAGATGTGGTGGGTAAAGACCTGTGGCAGGCCTATTCTTCTGTCACCTTGACCGCGGAACAAATCGAGCAGGTATTCACCACCGGTGAAACGCTTGACCTGAACTACACCCAGCAAGGCCAATACAGTTTTAACATTACCGTGTACCCGGTTGATAACGACAACAGCACCGGTATTGTGATTTTGATTTCCGATGTCACCAAACAGGTCAAGGCAGAGAATAAAGTTGCTGAGCGCGACAAAGCCTCTGCCATGGGTGAGCTCGCATCGGCCATGGCGTATGACATCAGCCTGCCCATCAATACCATCTTTAACCGTGTTTCAAGCGCGCGGGAGAAAATCGAAGCCGCCGACCTCGCTAATGCCAAAGAATTTTTATTACAGGAAGTGGAAATCGTTCGCCAAAGCGCACACCAGGCAACGGCCATTGCACAAAACCTGCTTAATCTGGCGCGCAGCCATCGTGATGTAAAACAAGTGGTGGATATCACACCCATCATGGATCGCAGTATTGAACTGGCCACCCACTTGTTTAAAAGCTCGGACGGACTCTCCTTCAGCGATATCGATATTCGCCGCGACTACACCTCGCCCTTACCGCAAGTGCCCTGCTTCCCTGCTGAACTGGAGCAGGTTTTTGTGCGCTTGTTCCGTAATGCGTTTTACGCAATCAAAGCTGCCCCAGGCACCGCCAACAGTCATCCATGGATCAATGTAGAAATTGGCGAGTTTGTCGATACCGTCTGGATAAAAGTGGAGCATAACGGCCAATGTTTAACACCCGAGGAGCAACTCGACATATTTGAGCCCTTCTTCGCCCTCTCAGCCCAACCAACCACCTGCCCGGTTGAGCAGCGGTTGTCTTACTCCTATTTTATTATTACCAATCACCATCGCGGTTACATGTCAGTAACCTCTGACGAAAAACACGGTACCTGCTTTAATATTCAGCTGGCTCTGGTATAA
- a CDS encoding GIN domain-containing protein has protein sequence MLLRKSLLSLVFCCAAPLALADIVSKVYPVKDITQFVSGGQANIEIVQKDDEYLRIEADAEVMERLDVDQTDGRVTLKLKDSGSGFFRLFGGNDAVKVTLHVNQLDYLELAGGAQASVSDLTGSELVIKASGAADVNFAKLTLDKVKVDVSGASDVSIKSAVVGEQFYEVSGASHIEIKNASSSELLNVNTSGASKFRGKKIIAKQADLKVSGASYASATVTETLRADASGASKIDYYGNPQTTNKATGASSINARTNN, from the coding sequence ATGTTGCTTCGTAAAAGTCTTTTGTCGTTGGTCTTCTGTTGCGCTGCGCCTTTGGCATTGGCTGACATCGTATCCAAAGTCTATCCCGTCAAGGACATTACCCAGTTCGTCAGTGGTGGCCAGGCCAATATTGAAATTGTACAAAAGGATGACGAGTATTTGCGAATAGAGGCCGATGCGGAGGTGATGGAACGGCTTGACGTTGATCAAACTGACGGGCGGGTGACGCTGAAATTAAAAGACTCCGGCAGCGGTTTTTTCCGCTTGTTTGGTGGTAACGATGCGGTAAAAGTCACCTTGCATGTTAACCAACTGGATTATCTGGAGCTTGCCGGCGGTGCGCAGGCATCTGTGAGCGACTTGACTGGTAGCGAGCTTGTCATCAAGGCCAGTGGTGCAGCGGATGTGAATTTCGCCAAATTGACGTTGGATAAAGTAAAGGTCGATGTATCGGGCGCGAGTGATGTGAGTATTAAATCTGCTGTTGTTGGTGAGCAGTTTTATGAAGTTTCCGGCGCTTCGCATATAGAGATCAAAAACGCCAGCAGTAGTGAATTGCTGAACGTTAACACCAGCGGTGCCAGCAAATTTCGCGGAAAGAAAATTATCGCAAAGCAAGCTGACCTCAAGGTTAGCGGCGCATCCTATGCCAGCGCTACGGTAACCGAAACCCTCCGCGCGGACGCCAGTGGCGCTTCAAAAATTGATTACTATGGCAATCCGCAAACCACCAATAAAGCGACTGGTGCAAGCAGTATTAACGCACGCACGAATAATTAG